In Pseudobacter ginsenosidimutans, the following are encoded in one genomic region:
- a CDS encoding sigma-54-dependent transcriptional regulator, with translation MSGNILLIDDEEKLRSLLKRIISLEGFTVFEAADLKSAGKMLERESIDVVLSDVKLPDGSGVANAANIRSKYPSVEIILLTAYGNIPDGVQAMKNGAFDYITKGDDNEKIIPLLNRAMEQVQLRKRVAQLEQQVGKRYSFDNIIGSSTRIREAIALAQRVAPTDTTVLLLGETGTGKEVFAQAIHNGSKRAGQAFLPLNCSAFTKDLLESELFGHKAGAFTGAMKDKKGLIEEAHNGTLFLDEIGEMHIDLQSKLLRVLENNEFIKVGDTKPTKVNVRVIAATNRGLQQEVDNGRFREDLFYRLNVFTINLPSLNERKDDIPALAAHYLSLFAAKTNSRLTGMNKDFLSQLQQHSWKGNIRELKNIMERAVILSDGNELTKENLPLEFQQSAPSGADNNTLSAFSLASVEKLHIQRVLNHTRGNKTEAAKLLNIGLTTLYRKIEEYHLS, from the coding sequence ATGTCAGGAAATATCCTTCTCATAGACGACGAAGAGAAACTTCGCAGTCTGCTCAAACGCATCATCAGTCTTGAAGGCTTCACCGTTTTTGAAGCTGCCGATCTCAAATCGGCCGGCAAAATGCTGGAGCGGGAATCCATCGATGTGGTGTTGAGCGATGTGAAGCTTCCTGATGGCAGTGGTGTAGCGAATGCTGCCAATATCAGATCGAAATATCCCTCTGTAGAGATCATACTGCTCACTGCCTATGGCAATATCCCTGATGGCGTACAGGCCATGAAGAATGGCGCTTTTGATTATATCACCAAAGGTGATGATAATGAAAAGATCATTCCGCTGCTCAATCGCGCCATGGAGCAGGTGCAGCTCAGAAAAAGAGTGGCTCAGCTGGAGCAGCAGGTGGGAAAAAGATACAGCTTCGATAATATCATCGGTTCTTCTACACGTATCAGGGAAGCTATTGCCCTTGCACAGCGGGTAGCGCCCACCGATACTACTGTATTGTTGTTGGGAGAAACAGGTACCGGCAAAGAAGTGTTTGCCCAGGCCATTCACAATGGCAGCAAACGTGCAGGCCAGGCTTTCCTGCCACTGAACTGCAGCGCCTTCACCAAAGACCTGCTGGAGAGCGAACTTTTCGGTCATAAGGCCGGCGCTTTTACCGGCGCGATGAAAGACAAGAAAGGATTGATCGAAGAAGCACATAACGGTACGCTCTTCCTGGATGAGATCGGCGAAATGCATATCGATCTCCAGAGCAAACTGTTACGTGTACTCGAAAACAACGAATTCATCAAAGTGGGAGATACCAAACCTACCAAAGTGAATGTGCGGGTGATTGCCGCCACCAATCGGGGGCTGCAACAGGAAGTAGACAATGGCAGGTTCAGGGAAGATCTTTTCTACCGGCTGAATGTATTCACTATTAACCTCCCATCGCTCAATGAAAGGAAAGACGACATACCGGCACTTGCAGCGCATTATCTCTCGCTATTTGCGGCCAAAACCAATAGCCGTCTAACGGGCATGAACAAGGACTTTTTATCTCAACTCCAGCAACATTCCTGGAAGGGAAATATCCGGGAGCTCAAGAATATCATGGAAAGGGCCGTGATCCTATCTGATGGCAACGAACTGACCAAAGAAAATCTTCCGCTTGAATTTCAGCAATCCGCTCCATCCGGTGCAGATAACAATACATTATCTGCCTTCTCCCTCGCCAGTGTTGAGAAGCTGCATATCCAGCGTGTGCTCAATCATACAAGGGGTAATAAAACGGAAGCAGCCAAACTACTCAATATCGGACTTACTACACTCTACAGGAAGATCGAAGAGTATCATCTTTCCTGA
- the kdpF gene encoding K(+)-transporting ATPase subunit F, giving the protein MMTALLIVSVVVFIYLVYVLLKPEKF; this is encoded by the coding sequence ATGATGACAGCCTTGCTGATTGTATCGGTGGTAGTTTTCATCTACCTCGTTTACGTTTTACTCAAACCCGAAA
- a CDS encoding ABC transporter permease — translation MFSNYFKTAWRNLLKNRFYTILNIGGLAVGLSVGILILLWVQDEFSFDRFHKQSKNIYRVENMAGTGSSRELWTNTAAPIGVMANAEVPGVEAFARLTYNGNNRLFKFGEKTFQEQNKFYADASLFKLFDFPIIKGDAANPFPDLHSIVITESTARKYFDQADPIGKVISAENGELFTVSGMIRDFPKNSSIQGDMFFPMALMAQKMYSGHSNGRSIDNDFSYFNYHTYLLLKPGMSLSNLSTTLRNLHLRVKPEDTDVEYLFLPLEKMHLHNADGTDGGIGTVRIFIIIAMFILLIACVNYVNLSTARAMLRAKEVSLRKIIGAARWQLFMQFIAETTLLFIAATIISLMLVGALIPVFNMISGKELSVNFSSWQVWALILITICGTLLLSGIYPAMLLSSFEPLKALRGKIAARISDVMFRRALVVVQFTFSVILITGTIIVGKQLSFLRSKQVSYNREHVLAMSMNNMAGHFEAVKASLLKDPAVTDVTWSATEIINNEQQTGDNDWDGKQNGETMMLSPMAVNQDFIPFFDMKLAAGKNFTGAIADSTHFILNETAVKAARIKDPIGKRFRLWKTEGTIIGVVKDFHFQSLRQAIKPAIFHFSPDNDYSILYIKTTGRDAPKAVTAAAAEWKKYNAEFPFSYAFLDDAYQRLYMTETRTGTLYNVFSGIAIFISCLGLLGLVTYTAQIRTREIGVRKVLGANLPTIIRILTSDLLKLVAIAIVIAVPLSWYAMHSWLQGFAYRIEIGWTVYAIAGTLAFLIAILTVSVQSVRAALANPVKSLRME, via the coding sequence ATGTTTAGTAATTATTTCAAGACGGCCTGGCGCAACCTGTTAAAGAACAGATTCTATACCATCCTCAATATTGGAGGACTTGCTGTAGGATTATCAGTTGGCATTCTGATCTTGTTATGGGTGCAGGATGAGTTTAGTTTCGACCGCTTTCACAAACAGTCAAAGAATATCTACCGTGTTGAGAATATGGCCGGCACGGGTAGCAGTCGCGAGTTATGGACAAACACTGCTGCACCGATCGGTGTGATGGCGAATGCAGAAGTTCCCGGCGTGGAAGCATTTGCACGACTCACCTACAACGGCAATAACCGGTTGTTCAAATTTGGAGAGAAAACCTTTCAGGAGCAGAATAAGTTCTATGCGGACGCATCTCTCTTCAAATTGTTCGATTTTCCCATCATTAAAGGCGATGCAGCAAATCCTTTTCCTGATCTCCATTCCATCGTGATCACGGAAAGTACAGCCAGGAAATATTTCGACCAGGCAGACCCCATTGGGAAAGTGATCAGCGCCGAAAATGGAGAACTGTTCACGGTCAGCGGAATGATCCGCGACTTCCCAAAGAACTCCAGCATTCAGGGAGATATGTTTTTTCCCATGGCCCTGATGGCGCAAAAAATGTATAGCGGCCATTCCAATGGAAGGAGTATCGATAATGATTTCAGTTACTTCAATTACCATACATACCTGTTGCTGAAACCAGGAATGTCTTTAAGCAATTTATCAACAACACTTCGCAATCTGCATCTCCGCGTTAAGCCGGAAGATACCGATGTTGAATACCTGTTCCTGCCATTGGAGAAAATGCATTTACACAATGCAGACGGAACCGATGGCGGAATCGGCACTGTAAGGATCTTCATCATCATTGCAATGTTCATCTTGCTCATCGCCTGTGTAAATTATGTGAACCTGTCTACCGCCCGCGCCATGTTACGCGCAAAAGAAGTAAGCCTTCGAAAGATCATCGGTGCAGCCCGCTGGCAATTGTTCATGCAATTCATTGCAGAAACTACTTTGTTGTTCATTGCTGCCACTATTATTTCGCTGATGCTGGTAGGAGCACTCATCCCGGTGTTTAATATGATCTCGGGAAAAGAATTGTCGGTCAACTTTAGTTCCTGGCAAGTATGGGCGCTGATCCTCATCACTATTTGCGGCACATTGCTGCTTTCCGGGATCTATCCCGCCATGCTCTTATCTTCCTTCGAACCTTTGAAAGCGCTGAGAGGCAAGATAGCGGCGCGCATCAGTGATGTGATGTTCCGCCGTGCGCTGGTAGTGGTGCAATTCACTTTCTCCGTTATCCTGATCACCGGCACTATCATCGTTGGAAAACAATTGTCGTTCCTGCGTTCAAAGCAGGTCAGTTACAACAGGGAGCATGTACTGGCTATGAGTATGAATAATATGGCCGGCCATTTTGAAGCCGTGAAAGCATCACTGCTGAAAGACCCTGCTGTTACGGATGTTACCTGGTCTGCTACAGAGATCATCAATAATGAGCAACAAACAGGAGATAACGACTGGGATGGAAAACAAAACGGAGAGACCATGATGCTCAGCCCCATGGCCGTGAACCAGGATTTCATTCCTTTCTTTGATATGAAACTTGCAGCAGGCAAGAACTTCACAGGCGCTATTGCTGATTCCACACATTTCATCCTGAATGAAACAGCCGTGAAAGCGGCACGCATCAAAGACCCGATCGGCAAGCGATTCAGGCTCTGGAAAACAGAAGGCACCATCATCGGCGTTGTAAAGGATTTCCATTTTCAATCCCTCCGCCAGGCCATCAAACCTGCAATCTTCCATTTCAGTCCGGATAATGATTATTCCATTCTTTACATCAAAACCACCGGAAGGGATGCTCCGAAAGCTGTTACAGCAGCTGCTGCCGAATGGAAAAAATACAATGCGGAATTCCCTTTCAGTTATGCATTCCTCGATGATGCCTATCAGAGACTGTATATGACTGAAACACGCACAGGTACGCTGTACAATGTTTTCTCGGGCATCGCCATTTTCATTTCCTGCCTGGGTTTGCTGGGACTGGTAACCTACACAGCACAAATACGGACCAGGGAAATAGGCGTAAGAAAAGTATTGGGCGCAAACTTGCCCACCATTATCCGCATACTCACCAGCGATCTCCTGAAACTGGTGGCCATTGCAATAGTGATTGCAGTGCCGCTCTCCTGGTATGCCATGCATTCATGGCTGCAGGGATTTGCCTACCGGATCGAGATCGGCTGGACTGTTTATGCAATTGCAGGAACCCTGGCCTTTCTGATCGCTATTCTTACAGTCAGTGTACAATCAGTCAGGGCCGCGCTTGCGAATCCCGTCAAAAGTTTAAGAATGGAATAG